In a genomic window of Flavobacterium crassostreae:
- a CDS encoding NACHT domain-containing protein, translating into MTEKLNLVDRLFESYNYKISKNSTKEVRIYTLQYGMYHAAEIISFDENTDVSIFKKELSDLGYATDIKIVKNIEEVEEYLFEGFFIKTPLGNELKNRYKNFVRKQLLNLPEKSHYKYIDSDFDFIMQNKLGEVTEAKSYSSKDKSIITKINELFTETKGALFIIIEAPAGFGKTCTANEILNSITVENSKKLPFFTELSRNREARVFKHILLNEIDDQFPNGIKQNVVLEQIYKGRIPLIIDGFDELITKDSNKKDVESMLSTIVDLLQNDAKIVITSRKTAILNSEEFIETINSSIEDFSLARFEIKEPTIENWLHSERMKFIEDNGFPINQISNPVLLSYLRNIPLEKLKEFLTSKESTLIDKYFDYLLTRERTRQNLKLDNQTQFRIFRKLNRFMSEYNFTAETKETIKDFIKDYNPKILQESLKKYKPEEKPSIEELTETLSNHVFLDRKSDGNVGFINDFIFGFLISENLILNKFQEHYKDNFTKIIPQDFAQKSIEASRIQSKENKIKLWTVYNNHNFGYDSEFYFDSDYLLMNKISRNYNQLFLSDRIIKDLKFEKYNFENCVFAGVTFENCIFSITSFQKSSFQNCKFYNCNLLNKTSIIYDDFGIYVCQDNNDFIKDINSLYSKDNDIDEVLDKKVLTEQQVLQQFLQVDIKRPKPRKFSVIKMRLNEYSDREINAVIDSLIRKEFLHFKDDVGFITREAMNYLNHNNN; encoded by the coding sequence ATGACCGAAAAACTAAATTTAGTTGATAGATTATTTGAATCATATAACTATAAAATATCTAAGAATTCAACTAAAGAAGTTAGAATTTATACTTTACAATATGGAATGTATCACGCTGCCGAGATAATTTCCTTTGACGAAAATACAGACGTCTCTATATTTAAAAAAGAATTATCTGATTTGGGATATGCAACAGATATTAAAATAGTTAAAAACATAGAAGAAGTTGAAGAATATTTATTTGAAGGTTTTTTTATAAAAACTCCGTTAGGAAATGAATTAAAAAATAGATATAAAAATTTTGTACGTAAACAACTTTTAAATTTACCAGAAAAAAGCCACTATAAATATATTGATAGTGATTTTGATTTTATTATGCAGAATAAACTTGGAGAAGTTACGGAGGCAAAATCATACTCTTCAAAAGATAAAAGCATTATAACAAAAATAAACGAATTATTTACTGAAACTAAAGGTGCATTATTTATTATTATTGAAGCACCTGCGGGCTTTGGTAAAACTTGTACAGCAAATGAAATATTAAATAGCATAACAGTTGAAAATTCTAAGAAATTACCGTTTTTTACAGAACTTTCAAGAAATAGAGAAGCAAGAGTTTTTAAACATATACTTTTAAATGAAATTGACGACCAATTTCCAAATGGAATAAAACAAAATGTTGTACTTGAACAAATTTACAAAGGGAGAATTCCTTTAATAATTGATGGTTTTGATGAATTAATTACCAAAGATAGTAACAAAAAAGATGTTGAAAGTATGCTTTCAACAATAGTAGATTTACTTCAAAATGACGCAAAAATTGTAATCACTTCAAGAAAAACTGCAATTTTAAATAGTGAGGAATTTATAGAAACAATTAATTCTTCTATAGAAGATTTTTCATTAGCGAGATTTGAAATAAAAGAACCAACTATTGAAAATTGGTTACATTCAGAAAGAATGAAATTTATTGAAGATAATGGCTTTCCAATAAATCAAATTTCTAATCCTGTTCTTCTTTCATATTTAAGAAATATTCCATTGGAAAAATTAAAAGAATTTCTAACATCAAAAGAAAGTACTTTAATTGATAAATACTTTGATTATCTATTGACTAGAGAAAGGACTAGACAAAATTTAAAACTAGATAATCAAACACAGTTCAGAATCTTTAGAAAGTTAAATAGATTTATGTCTGAATATAACTTTACAGCAGAAACAAAAGAAACTATCAAAGACTTTATTAAGGATTACAATCCAAAAATATTACAAGAAAGTTTAAAAAAATATAAACCTGAAGAAAAACCATCCATAGAAGAATTAACTGAAACATTGTCTAATCACGTATTTTTAGATAGAAAATCAGATGGAAATGTTGGTTTTATTAATGATTTTATTTTTGGTTTTTTAATAAGCGAGAATTTAATCTTGAATAAATTTCAAGAACATTATAAAGATAATTTCACGAAAATTATCCCTCAAGATTTTGCTCAAAAATCAATTGAAGCATCAAGAATTCAAAGCAAAGAAAATAAAATAAAATTATGGACAGTTTATAACAATCATAATTTTGGTTATGATTCTGAATTTTATTTTGATTCTGATTATTTGTTAATGAATAAGATATCTCGTAATTATAATCAATTATTCTTGTCAGATAGAATTATAAAAGATTTAAAATTTGAAAAATATAATTTTGAAAACTGCGTTTTTGCAGGTGTAACTTTTGAAAATTGTATTTTTTCAATTACTTCTTTTCAAAAATCCTCTTTTCAAAATTGTAAATTTTACAATTGCAATTTACTAAACAAAACATCAATAATTTATGATGATTTTGGTATTTACGTTTGTCAAGATAATAATGATTTCATTAAGGATATTAATTCATTATATTCTAAAGATAATGATATAGATGAAGTTTTAGATAAAAAAGTATTAACAGAACAACAAGTATTACAACAATTTTTACAAGTAGATATTAAAAGACCTAAGCCAAGAAAATTTTCAGTTATTAAAATGCGTTTAAATGAATATTCTGACAGAGAGATTAATGCTGTAATTGATTCTCTAATTAGAAAAGAGTTTCTTCACTTCAAAGATGACGTTGGATTTATTACAAGAGAAGCAATGAACTATTTAAACCACAATAATAACTAA
- a CDS encoding GNAT family N-acetyltransferase produces MNIKIETERFILREITENDENGLFELDSNHLVHRYLGKEPVKNITEVQKNIKIIKQQYVENGIGRWAIIDKVTGEFIGWSGIKLIKETMNNHINFYEIGYRLIEKYWGKGIATETSIALVKYAFENLKTEKIYAICDIENSDSKNVLLKSGLKLVETFDYNGIEHNWFELNKSDWNN; encoded by the coding sequence GTGAATATAAAAATTGAGACTGAAAGATTTATTTTAAGAGAAATAACTGAAAATGATGAAAATGGTTTATTTGAACTAGATAGCAACCATTTAGTTCATAGATATTTAGGAAAGGAACCCGTAAAAAATATTACAGAAGTTCAAAAAAATATTAAAATAATCAAACAACAATATGTTGAAAACGGAATTGGGCGTTGGGCAATAATTGATAAAGTTACTGGCGAATTTATCGGTTGGTCAGGAATCAAACTTATAAAAGAAACAATGAATAATCATATTAATTTTTATGAAATTGGATATAGATTAATAGAAAAATATTGGGGAAAAGGAATTGCAACTGAAACAAGTATTGCGTTGGTGAAATATGCATTTGAAAACTTAAAAACGGAAAAGATTTATGCAATTTGTGACATAGAAAATTCCGACTCAAAAAATGTGCTTTTGAAAAGTGGTTTAAAATTAGTTGAAACATTTGATTACAACGGAATTGAACACAATTGGTTTGAATTAAATAAAAGTGATTGGAATAATTAA
- a CDS encoding YopX family protein, translating to MTRLIKFKGKTTDTNEWVYGYLMGKDIIGDFMNHYFVIPKTVSQFTGKIDKNGVDIYENDICNANYFKLHIVDFWQNGFHFKCSRFESHHTFSTAKHTFEVVGNIFDNADLIANRSGCH from the coding sequence ATGACAAGACTAATAAAATTTAAAGGAAAAACAACTGATACAAACGAATGGGTTTATGGTTATTTAATGGGAAAAGATATTATTGGAGATTTTATGAATCACTATTTTGTAATTCCAAAAACGGTATCGCAGTTTACAGGGAAAATTGACAAAAACGGAGTTGACATTTATGAAAATGATATTTGTAATGCCAATTATTTTAAGCTGCATATTGTTGATTTTTGGCAAAATGGATTTCATTTTAAGTGTTCTCGATTTGAATCGCATCATACTTTTTCAACTGCCAAACATACATTTGAAGTTGTAGGAAATATTTTTGATAACGCTGATTTAATCGCAAACAGAAGCGGTTGCCACTAA
- a CDS encoding tetratricopeptide repeat protein: protein MKLKDIFSDINTKVFVVTDQNDENELNWTIEPTNFHLLPEEDNYYFVKAKQVSTNKTTDCFIGIMTPERIAEIIIKRNIIRQTKVESIYDQKQTIIPAVASECYGNYELFYAKENPQIGIDILKDGLTKSTNKNVVSEDLGYILRDEKRTEEAIEAFKISEEFGPSSEYTFWELSELYAEIGLIEKQSEYKQKFKDSGGIEL from the coding sequence ATGAAACTAAAAGACATTTTTTCTGATATTAATACAAAGGTTTTTGTTGTAACAGACCAAAACGATGAGAACGAACTTAATTGGACTATTGAGCCAACAAACTTTCATTTATTACCAGAAGAAGATAATTATTATTTCGTAAAAGCAAAGCAAGTTTCTACCAATAAAACAACCGACTGTTTCATTGGAATAATGACACCTGAAAGAATTGCAGAAATAATAATAAAAAGAAATATAATTAGACAGACAAAAGTTGAGAGTATTTATGACCAAAAACAGACAATAATTCCAGCAGTTGCATCTGAATGTTATGGTAATTATGAATTGTTTTACGCAAAAGAAAACCCTCAAATTGGCATTGACATATTGAAAGACGGGCTTACCAAATCGACAAATAAAAACGTTGTTTCAGAAGACCTTGGTTATATTCTTCGTGACGAAAAACGAACAGAAGAAGCTATTGAAGCATTTAAAATAAGTGAAGAATTTGGACCTTCTTCTGAATATACTTTTTGGGAACTATCTGAACTATATGCCGAAATAGGACTAATTGAAAAGCAAAGTGAATACAAACAAAAGTTTAAAGACAGCGGTGGAATTGAACTTTAG
- a CDS encoding autorepressor SdpR family transcription factor, with protein MNDVFKALNDPTRREILKMLRKRDMTAGDIAAKFDMTAPSISHHLEKLKRAGLVTTVKQGQYVLYSINTTIVDDLLQYVLTLKKKI; from the coding sequence ATGAACGATGTATTTAAAGCCCTGAACGACCCTACACGAAGGGAAATTCTAAAAATGTTACGCAAACGAGACATGACAGCAGGAGACATTGCTGCCAAGTTTGACATGACTGCACCTAGTATTTCGCATCATCTTGAGAAGCTAAAACGTGCTGGACTTGTAACAACCGTAAAACAAGGACAATACGTACTTTATTCAATTAACACAACAATTGTGGACGACTTACTTCAATATGTATTAACACTTAAAAAAAAAATATGA
- a CDS encoding SdpI family protein, protein MNKYLKESILWAFVALPYVYLTTIWNKLPEQVPTHFNIEGIANDWSSKTTLLFIPGALGIGIYFLMLIIPILDPKKKIQQMGDKYYTLRFMLTIFFSLLATYLLYASDTGSLKNPNMLFALIGVLFAMLGNYFQTVRPNYFIGIRTPWTLENEQVWKSTHRLGGRIWIVGGVLIAILAFFINNNHLFAIIFGVIISLIIIVPVVFSYTEFKKEKNTLDQ, encoded by the coding sequence ATGAACAAGTATCTTAAAGAATCAATATTATGGGCTTTTGTAGCATTGCCCTATGTTTACCTTACAACAATCTGGAACAAATTGCCAGAACAAGTACCAACGCATTTTAACATCGAAGGCATTGCGAACGATTGGTCAAGTAAAACCACTTTGTTATTTATTCCAGGAGCGTTAGGAATTGGGATTTACTTTTTAATGCTTATTATTCCAATTCTTGACCCAAAAAAGAAAATTCAGCAAATGGGAGACAAGTATTACACCTTGCGTTTTATGCTAACAATTTTCTTTTCACTCTTAGCAACCTATCTTTTATATGCAAGTGACACAGGTAGTTTAAAAAACCCAAATATGTTATTTGCTTTAATTGGTGTTTTGTTTGCTATGCTTGGCAATTACTTCCAAACCGTAAGACCAAATTATTTCATTGGAATTCGCACTCCATGGACACTTGAAAATGAGCAAGTCTGGAAAAGCACACATCGTTTAGGTGGTCGAATTTGGATAGTAGGTGGTGTCCTTATAGCCATTCTTGCTTTTTTTATTAACAACAACCATCTGTTCGCTATTATATTCGGTGTAATAATATCCCTAATCATAATTGTACCAGTGGTTTTTTCCTACACTGAATTCAAAAAAGAAAAGAACACTCTAGATCAATAA
- a CDS encoding alpha/beta hydrolase produces the protein MKKINIFIALLLFATLTVKASIIKDTISIESKIILQTKTGEIYGTLTTPEKFDKIPVALIIAGSGPTDRDGNNPMMKNNSLKILASELSKNGIATLRYDKRGIAESKGAGKSESDLRFDDYVNDAKEWIQLLKKDKRFSIVIVIGHSEGSLIGMIAGTSVDKFISIAGAGQSADKIIKEQLSSQPKVVQDLSFPIIDSLKSGKTIDNVPPMLNSLFRPTVQPYMISWFKYDPQNEIKKLFIPTLVLQGTNDIQVSIEDAKRLSNANPKAELVLINNMNHIFRIIDGDKQANIATYNKGDLPISNELVKSITTFILKD, from the coding sequence ATGAAAAAAATAAACATATTTATAGCACTTTTATTGTTTGCAACGCTAACAGTAAAGGCTTCAATAATTAAAGACACTATATCTATTGAATCAAAAATCATATTACAAACTAAAACAGGAGAAATCTACGGGACTTTAACAACCCCCGAAAAGTTTGACAAAATTCCTGTTGCATTAATCATTGCAGGGTCTGGGCCGACAGACAGAGACGGAAATAACCCAATGATGAAAAATAATTCGTTGAAAATATTAGCATCTGAATTATCAAAAAATGGCATCGCAACATTGAGGTATGATAAAAGAGGCATTGCAGAAAGTAAGGGCGCAGGAAAAAGTGAATCAGACCTTCGTTTTGACGACTATGTTAACGATGCAAAAGAATGGATACAATTATTAAAAAAAGATAAACGGTTTTCAATAGTTATTGTCATCGGACACAGCGAAGGTTCGCTAATCGGAATGATTGCAGGAACATCAGTAGACAAATTTATTTCTATTGCAGGTGCAGGTCAATCAGCTGACAAAATTATAAAAGAGCAATTGAGTTCTCAACCAAAAGTAGTTCAGGACTTATCATTCCCAATTATTGACAGCTTAAAAAGCGGAAAAACTATTGATAATGTTCCTCCAATGCTTAACTCACTTTTCAGACCGACTGTTCAACCTTATATGATTTCATGGTTTAAATATGATCCTCAAAATGAAATTAAGAAACTATTCATTCCGACACTTGTTTTACAAGGCACGAATGATATTCAAGTATCAATTGAAGATGCCAAACGGCTTTCAAATGCAAACCCCAAAGCCGAACTGGTGCTTATTAATAACATGAATCACATATTCAGAATTATAGACGGAGACAAACAAGCAAACATAGCAACGTATAATAAGGGTGATTTACCGATTTCAAATGAATTAGTAAAAAGTATTACTACCTTTATTCTCAAGGACTGA
- a CDS encoding acyltransferase family protein, whose translation MISENIIAEKFYGLDHLRALAILLVFFFHYFILSGGEPKWLPDYAKFGWTGVDLFFVLSGFLISSQLFLKIKQEKKISYKEFFLKRFFRIIPAYLVVVGIYFIVPLFREKESLPPVWKFLTFTQNFGTNLKDFGTFSHAWSLCVEEHFYFFLPIILIILKAKNLFKKSYWLLVILFLIGFIVRFYSWNNFYIPKINDENSWLYWYKFIYYPTYNRLDGLLVGVSIAGIYQFLPNLWDKISKFGNLNLIVSFLILTCAYFLCYEERTFYASIFGFPLVAIGYGFLVIGAISPNSFLFKWKSKTTTFIASLSFAIYLTHKGIIHITQNLFENINVESNLMMFICIVTCIIGAYFLNLAIEKPFMKLRNRIIKNKKSERTTTILS comes from the coding sequence GTGATTTCAGAGAACATAATTGCAGAAAAATTTTATGGATTAGATCATCTAAGAGCATTAGCAATTTTGTTAGTTTTCTTTTTTCATTATTTCATATTAAGCGGAGGAGAACCTAAATGGTTACCAGATTATGCGAAATTTGGTTGGACAGGAGTTGATTTATTTTTCGTGTTAAGTGGTTTTTTAATTTCATCCCAATTGTTTTTAAAAATTAAACAAGAAAAGAAAATTTCATACAAAGAATTCTTTTTAAAAAGATTTTTTAGAATTATTCCAGCATATCTAGTTGTTGTTGGAATTTATTTTATTGTTCCTCTTTTTCGAGAAAAAGAAAGTTTACCACCAGTTTGGAAATTTCTGACGTTTACTCAAAACTTTGGAACTAACTTGAAAGATTTTGGAACATTTTCTCACGCTTGGTCGTTATGTGTAGAAGAGCATTTTTACTTTTTCTTACCAATTATCTTAATAATATTGAAAGCCAAAAATCTTTTTAAAAAATCATATTGGTTATTAGTGATTCTCTTTTTAATCGGTTTTATAGTTAGATTTTATAGTTGGAATAACTTTTACATTCCAAAAATAAACGATGAAAACTCATGGCTATATTGGTACAAATTTATTTATTATCCAACTTACAATAGACTTGACGGACTTTTAGTTGGAGTTTCAATTGCAGGTATTTATCAGTTTCTTCCAAATTTATGGGACAAAATTTCAAAATTTGGAAATCTGAACCTAATTGTGAGCTTCTTGATTTTGACTTGTGCATATTTCTTGTGTTATGAAGAACGAACGTTTTACGCTTCCATTTTTGGCTTTCCATTGGTTGCAATTGGTTACGGATTTTTAGTAATTGGAGCAATTAGCCCAAATAGTTTTCTTTTTAAATGGAAATCAAAAACAACAACATTTATTGCATCATTATCATTTGCAATTTACTTAACTCACAAAGGAATAATTCACATAACTCAAAATTTATTTGAAAATATAAACGTAGAAAGTAATTTAATGATGTTTATTTGTATTGTAACTTGCATAATTGGAGCATATTTTCTGAATTTAGCAATCGAAAAACCATTTATGAAATTGCGAAACCGAATAATTAAAAATAAAAAAAGCGAACGCACAACAACCATTTTGAGCTAG
- a CDS encoding IS30 family transposase, producing MEKKYKRLSLEERIIIETLLKENRTENYIGKQLNRNRSTITREVNLWVRNPTDIYKADLAHWYALETNKNKRTQDKINSYPKLKIFVYRSLLKGTSPELMAGQIKLLYPNDPIMSISYESIYKHIYRSRQSTLGKKLIKLLPYHHHKRRDKRKFGKKRTRIKDQVSIDLRPIEIEKRLEAGHLEGDLMIGVGHKSAIGTIVDRKTRYVIIVPISNRKSKTVTHEFAKLLNKHPQYLRKTMTYDNGMEMANHKWLSEKTGMDIYFAHPYSSWERGTNENTNGLIRRFLPKGTDFNTITTEELKRIENNLNNRPRKVLGFKTPNEMRNQEINKISNTQA from the coding sequence ATGGAAAAAAAGTACAAGCGATTATCCTTAGAAGAACGTATTATAATTGAGACATTACTTAAGGAAAACAGGACCGAAAACTACATTGGAAAGCAATTAAATCGAAATCGATCTACCATAACCCGAGAAGTAAATCTTTGGGTAAGAAACCCAACCGATATTTACAAGGCTGATTTAGCACATTGGTATGCTTTAGAAACCAATAAAAACAAAAGAACTCAAGACAAAATAAATTCATATCCTAAACTTAAGATATTCGTTTACAGAAGCTTATTAAAAGGAACGAGCCCTGAATTAATGGCTGGACAAATCAAGTTATTATATCCAAATGACCCTATCATGTCTATTTCTTATGAATCTATATATAAACATATTTATAGGTCTAGGCAGTCTACTTTAGGCAAAAAACTAATCAAACTCCTCCCCTATCATCATCACAAAAGACGAGACAAAAGAAAATTTGGTAAAAAAAGAACACGGATCAAAGACCAAGTCAGTATTGACCTAAGACCTATTGAAATTGAAAAACGTCTGGAAGCAGGGCACTTAGAAGGTGATTTGATGATTGGTGTCGGACACAAAAGTGCCATTGGAACCATCGTAGATAGAAAAACTAGATATGTTATTATTGTACCAATCAGCAACAGAAAATCAAAAACAGTAACTCATGAATTTGCAAAGCTGTTAAATAAACATCCTCAATACCTCAGAAAAACAATGACTTACGATAACGGAATGGAAATGGCTAATCATAAATGGCTCTCTGAAAAGACTGGAATGGATATTTATTTTGCACATCCTTACTCCTCATGGGAAAGAGGCACAAATGAAAATACTAATGGACTAATTAGAAGGTTTTTACCCAAAGGAACCGACTTTAACACAATAACTACTGAAGAGCTGAAACGAATAGAAAACAACCTAAATAACAGACCTAGAAAGGTTTTAGGTTTCAAAACACCTAATGAAATGAGGAACCAAGAAATTAATAAAATCAGTAACACACAGGCTTAA
- a CDS encoding IS3 family transposase: MVGMVQSSYYRRPSSGKKGIKPSEFTFNKHQGYVSQDTVVESVKDVLSNEFIDCGYRLMTSYLQREGYLINPKKLYRIMREEGLLKLENRINRSGSGRKFVKYRKVKTTKPFECLEMDIKMVWIPKVGKNAYLLSIIDVHTRRILKDFFSFSIKQNKVIALLSDLFLEYQYPENVVIRSDNGSQFIAKRVREYLGLIGVQQEFTHVATPEENAHIEAYHGILKKEVFQRVDYRTFGEIELILKRYVIFYNNTRLHGLLGRITPIEKWNQDKHLILMKKLTA; encoded by the coding sequence ATGGTAGGCATGGTTCAAAGTAGTTATTATAGAAGACCAAGCTCAGGTAAGAAAGGTATTAAACCTAGTGAATTTACCTTTAATAAACATCAAGGATATGTAAGTCAAGATACTGTTGTTGAATCTGTTAAAGATGTTTTAAGTAATGAGTTTATTGACTGCGGTTACCGTTTAATGACTTCCTATTTACAACGAGAGGGGTACTTAATTAATCCTAAAAAGTTGTATCGAATTATGAGAGAAGAGGGTTTGTTGAAACTAGAAAACCGAATAAACAGGAGTGGTTCTGGTCGTAAATTTGTAAAATATAGAAAAGTTAAAACCACTAAACCTTTTGAATGTTTAGAAATGGATATTAAGATGGTTTGGATCCCAAAGGTAGGTAAAAACGCTTATTTACTATCTATAATAGACGTTCATACTCGCAGAATATTAAAGGATTTTTTCTCTTTTTCTATAAAACAAAACAAAGTAATCGCTTTGCTTTCTGATTTATTTTTAGAATACCAATACCCTGAAAATGTTGTGATAAGAAGTGATAATGGAAGTCAATTTATTGCCAAAAGAGTTCGGGAATACCTTGGACTCATTGGAGTTCAGCAAGAATTTACCCATGTAGCAACACCAGAAGAAAATGCACATATTGAAGCCTATCATGGAATACTAAAAAAAGAAGTGTTCCAAAGAGTTGATTATAGAACTTTTGGAGAAATTGAACTAATACTAAAAAGATATGTGATTTTCTATAATAATACTAGGCTACATGGACTTTTAGGACGCATTACCCCAATAGAGAAATGGAACCAGGATAAGCATCTAATTTTGATGAAAAAATTAACCGCATAA
- a CDS encoding transposase: MKYKKWSLEEKLEILSFSEELGAVETCRKYSLSTGTLYSWKKKHEKQGEAGLKVTYDTSSKELKQAEEENRILRKLLANKEIELEIGRELLKKKFGTSDPRKI, from the coding sequence ATGAAATACAAGAAATGGAGTTTAGAAGAAAAGCTAGAAATCCTATCCTTTTCAGAAGAATTAGGAGCCGTTGAAACCTGCCGTAAATACAGCCTTAGCACTGGCACTTTGTATAGCTGGAAGAAGAAACACGAGAAGCAGGGAGAAGCAGGTTTAAAAGTAACTTATGACACTAGTAGTAAAGAGCTAAAGCAAGCTGAGGAAGAAAACAGAATTCTACGCAAATTATTAGCTAACAAGGAAATCGAATTAGAAATCGGGCGTGAACTTTTAAAAAAAAAGTTTGGGACATCCGATCCAAGAAAGATTTAG
- a CDS encoding GNAT family N-acetyltransferase — translation MIDFKKNIHSERVILRPMELNDFEQMKNLTKNSQMWYYFTSDLSNEETLKKWIESAVMDLKEHKSLPFTITNAVNNEIIGTTRIGNLSEVDNRVEIGWTWISEKYQGTGINGHVKNLLFEFLFKETKILRIEFKTDVLNIPAKKGMEKVGLVEEGVLRSHTLMTNNRRRDTVYYSILRNEWKNK, via the coding sequence ATGATAGATTTTAAGAAAAACATCCATTCTGAAAGGGTTATTTTAAGACCAATGGAACTGAATGATTTTGAGCAAATGAAAAATTTGACAAAAAATTCACAAATGTGGTATTATTTCACATCTGACCTTTCAAATGAAGAAACCTTAAAAAAATGGATTGAAAGTGCTGTAATGGATTTAAAAGAACATAAATCTTTACCATTTACAATCACTAACGCAGTAAATAACGAAATTATTGGTACAACTCGAATAGGAAATCTATCCGAAGTAGATAATCGAGTTGAGATTGGTTGGACTTGGATTTCTGAAAAGTATCAAGGAACTGGAATTAATGGACACGTGAAAAATTTATTATTTGAGTTTTTATTTAAGGAAACAAAAATTTTGAGAATTGAATTCAAAACTGATGTACTGAATATTCCTGCAAAAAAAGGAATGGAAAAAGTAGGACTTGTTGAAGAAGGAGTTTTAAGAAGTCATACATTAATGACTAATAATCGTAGACGTGATACTGTTTATTATAGTATTTTAAGAAATGAATGGAAAAACAAATAA
- a CDS encoding nicotinamide mononucleotide transporter, giving the protein MANIFEYYLVDWLGISLSLLSVYLLGNKNKWGFIIFAISNVVWIFLGFVLMNSLGTAIGNAVFLVINIRGYINWKNLPEEKSC; this is encoded by the coding sequence ATGGCAAACATATTTGAATATTATTTAGTTGACTGGCTCGGAATATCGCTTAGTCTTTTATCAGTTTATCTGTTAGGTAATAAAAATAAATGGGGATTTATAATTTTTGCTATTTCAAATGTGGTATGGATTTTTCTAGGATTTGTTTTAATGAACAGTTTAGGTACAGCAATTGGAAATGCCGTATTTCTAGTAATCAATATTCGTGGATACATAAACTGGAAAAATTTACCCGAAGAAAAAAGTTGTTGA